In the genome of Nasonia vitripennis strain AsymCx chromosome 4 unlocalized genomic scaffold, Nvit_psr_1.1 chr4_random0003, whole genome shotgun sequence, one region contains:
- the LOC103315363 gene encoding DEAD-box ATP-dependent RNA helicase 42-like: MARRQRPPVDSSNRMQQSAAQPWAPIPSNYDGIAQIAQPREPTPARQPGVRVAETIAAGTNRPKYNQRVKSLVESRVSSGSGSESSDSGRSRRSERRAFVVENNGVDQLTITLSIDQLKTLIEQGTTGNGIERRSHSSGSRDSRGHRRSERDRARQRKTKRDERANEREERLEAFIKDTPEVRERESRARTKRTADSEKSGKPGQVSPARPNRAIKKKKSGVSRRVDSRPAHGPRAHARIRNRSNSSPRRPAQRSPRRNVNAVEQVRSDTESEFELDSEPDDASDHGSFATLSDESSTEFSYKSESEVDIGAGYISASESDGDSVSRTPAIVFETASEWEDDYFQQRGVRRANPAKNERTRKYGSKHASSPENEIRSRGDKSLRNSDDKSSRNSPNKDKGRRSGREPIRREPPQREPSDGEKRRPPDDGSNKKRYRASDDESGSRQNRRDESPPHEPPMERVRRATAEEVDTRKNQQRESNPGNSGEAQSQEQKPKARPHCCYCDRTGHAVESNLLVKHAAQKLIANPDKKNGGGPDNKKSGGGNNDNPSSGNKRGNGKFNKKRNQNHRTKSRSDESNDRNEGNLGGDRGNEQAEDLN; this comes from the exons ATGGCCAGAAGGCAACGGCCACCCGTCGACTCGTCGAATAGAATGCAGCAGTCAGCAGCACAACCATGGGCCCCAATTCCGTCCAATTACGACGGAATCGCCCAAATCGCGCAGCCGCGGGAGCCGACGCCGGCACGCCAGCCTGGCGTACGGGTGGCCGAAACTATCGCAGCGGGAACGAATCGCCCGAAATATAACCAGCGCGTAAAAAGCCTTGTAGAGTCACGCGTAAGTTCGGGCAGTGGTAGTGAGTCCAGCGATTCCGGTAGAAGTCGACGCTCCGAGCGAAGAGCATTTGTGGTCGAGAATAATGGTGTCGACCAGCTCACGATAACGCTTAGCATAGATCAGCTGAAGACATTGATCGAGCAGGGCACGACGGGCAATGGAATCGAGCGTAGAAGCCATTCGAGCGGCAGCCGCGACAGTCGCGGGCACCGTAGGAGCGAGCGCGACCGCGCACGGCAAAGAAAAACCAAGCGAGACGAACGCGCGAACGAGCGCGAGGAGAGGCTGGAAGCGTTCATAAAGGACACACCCGAAGTACGTGAGCGCGAGAGCCGTGCGAGGACCAAGAGAACGGCGGATTCCGAGAAATCCGGGAAGCCGGGGCAAGTGTCACCGGCCCGTCCGAACCGAGCCAtcaagaaaaagaaatcggGGGTCTCGCGGCGAGTGGACAGCCGCCCAGCTCATGGCCCTCGCGCCCACGCACGCATCCGCAATCGGTCAAATTCAAGCCCTCGCAGACCAGCGCAGCGCTCCCCCCGTAGAAACGTAAACGCGGTAGAGCAAGTCCGCTCGGACACGGAGTCCGAGTTCGAGCTCGACAGCGAGCCCGACGACGCGTCTGACCATGGCTCATTCGCCACGCTTAGCGATGAATCGAGTACCGAATTCAGCTACAAATCAGAATCCGAAGTAGATATCGGAGCCGGTTATATCTCAGCAAGTGAATCAGACGGCGACTCCGTTAGCAGGACGCCAGCAATCGTTTTCGAGACGGCGAGCGAATGGGAGGACGATTACTTCCAACAAAGAGGCGTTAGACGTGCTAATCCCGCCAAGAATGAAAGGACGCGCAAATACGGATCGAAGCACGCAAGCTCGCCGGAAAATGAGATACGAAGTCGCGGCGATAAGAGCTTACGGAACAGCGATGATAAAAGCTCGCGAAATAGTCCGAATAAAGACAAGGGTAGACGTAGTGGACGCGAGCCGATCCGACGAGAGCCACCGCAGCGCGAGCCATCGGATGGCGAGAAACGACGCCCGCCGGACGATGGATCGAATAAGAAACGTTACCGCGCGTCGGACGATGAGTCGGGCAGTAGACAAAATCGCCGAGATGAATCACCACCTCACGAGCCGCCCATGGAACGA GTTCGTAGGGCCACGGCGGAGGAGGTCGACACTAGGAAGAATCAGCAGCGCGAGTCAAACCCGGGAAATTCGGGGGAGGCCCAATCTCAAGAACAGAAACCGAAAGCTAGACCCCACTGCTGTTATTGCGACAGGACGGGCCATGCGGTGGAGAGCAATCTGTTAGTCAAACACGCGGCCCAAAAACTGATCGCAAACCCCGACAAGAAAAACGGCGGGGGGCCTGATAATAAAAAATCGGGTGGCGGCAACAACGACAATCCGAGTTCTGGTAATAAACGCGGTAAcggaaaattcaataaaaagagaaatcaGAATCACCGTACTAAAAGTCGCTCGGACGAATCAAACGATAGGAACGAGGGAAACCTCGGCGGAGACCGCGGCAATGAGCAAGCTGAGGATTTAAACTAG